A region from the Arachis ipaensis cultivar K30076 chromosome B01, Araip1.1, whole genome shotgun sequence genome encodes:
- the LOC107610497 gene encoding uncharacterized protein LOC107610497: protein MIRHVFLRIVDALSNVYPYFQQRVDATGRRGLSPLQKCTAMIRMLVYGVAADAVDDYVRIGESTTIECLEKFVEGVISVFEDEYLRKPNPNDVRRLLQMAEGRGFPSILGSIDCMHWQ, encoded by the coding sequence ATGATAAGACATGTGTTCCTTCGGATAGTAGACGCTCTCTCAAATGTCTATCCATATTTCCAACAGAGGGTTGatgcaactggaagaagaggcttGTCACCACTCCAAAAATGCACCGCTATGATACGGATGTTAGTATATGGCGTAGCAGCTGATGCTGTTGATGATTATGTGCGCATAGGCGAGAGCACTACAATTGAATGCTTGGAAAAATTTGTTGAAGGTGTCATTTCGGTGTTCGAGGATGAATACTTGCGAAAACCAAATCCAAATGATGTACGACGCCTGCTACAAATGGCGGAGGGTCGTGGATTTCCTAGCATATTGGGTAGCATTGACTGCATGCATTGGCAATGA
- the LOC107633092 gene encoding cyclic dof factor 3 has translation MEDQSTVTIRDPAIKLFGQKIPLPGDPDVLPAAAMDHEQDLHEEDEEEEEDQDYDEEDGETQDTHEDKDAEAENLTTQEQEADPPPNVEENKKSATSPEAMVNPKTPAIEEDSAKSKSDKSDKEQGDTSSPQDQKPLKKPDKLLPCPRCNSMDTKFCYYNNYNVNQPRYFCKACQRYWTAGGTMRNVPVGAGRRKNKNSANHYRHITISEALQAARIDAPNGTHLPALKSNGRVLSFGIDAPICDSMASVLNLGEKKVLNGTRNGFHHGFDDQRLKVPSKSGENGEACTSSSPVAVSNPMGENSKSTFQEPMLPSNGYLPQVPCIASVPWPYPWNAAIPSPAMCPPGFPALPFYPAAFWNCSMPGNWNVPWFPPQSSPSNPKSPSSGPNSPTLGKHSRDGDTGNQDSLSKEEPPKQRNGSVLVPKTLRIDDPSEAAKSSIWATLGIKNESISGGGMFKAFQSTKEEKNQVEASPVLRANPAALSRSLNFHESS, from the exons ATGGAGGACCAAAGTACTGTTACTATTAGGGACCCTGCAATTAAGCTTTTTGGTCAGAAGATTCCCCTTCCCGGAGATCCTGATGTTCTTCCCGCCGCGGCCATGGACCATGAACAGGACCTGCatgaagaagacgaagaagaggaggaggaccAGGATTACGACGAGGAAGACGGAGAAACCCAAGACACTCACGAGGACAAg GATGCAGAAGCTGAAAATCTTACCACCCAAGAGCAAGAAGCTGATCCTCCTCCAAATgtagaagagaacaagaaatcagCCACATCACCTGAGGCTATGGTGAATCCGAAAacacctgccatagaagaagattcTGCAAAATCAAAAAGTGACAAGTCAGATAAGGAACAAGGTGACACATCCAGTCCACAAGATCAGAAACCCCTGAAAAAGCCTGATAAGTTGCTTCCATGCCCCCGCTGCAATAGCATGGATACTAAATTCTGTTACTACAACAACTACAACGTAAACCAGCCACGTTATTTCTGCAAAGCCTGTCAACGATACTGGACTGCAGGTGGCACCATGAGGAATGTGCCGGTTGGAGCAGGGCGGCGAAAAAACAAGAACTCTGCCAACCATTATCGCCACATCACAATCTCTGAGGCTCTTCAAGCAGCTAGAATTGATGCTCCTAACGGGACTCATCTCCCTGCTTTGAAAAGCAATGGGAGAGTCCTCAGTTTCGGAATAGATGCCCCAATCTGCGATTCCATGGCATCTGTCCTTAACCTTGGAGAGAAAAAGGTTCTTAATGGCACAAGAAATGGATTCCATCATGGCTTTGATGATCAAAGATTGAAAGTTCCTTCCAAAAGTGGTGAAAATGGCGAAGCTTGCACGAGTTCATCGCCTGTTGCAGTTTCAAATCCAATGGGGGAAAACAGTAAAAGTACTTTCCAAGAACCAATGCTTCCAAGCAACGGTTACCTTCCTCAAGTTCCTTGTATTGCTAGTGTTCCTTGGCCTTATCCGTGGAATGCGGCAATTCCCTCACCAGCTATGTGTCCTCCAGGATTTCCTGCCCTTCCATTCTATCCTGCGGCTTTTTGGAACTGCAGCATGCCAGGGAACTGGAATGTTCCATGGTTTCCTCCACAGTCCTCCCCTTCAAACCCAAAATCTCCAAGTTCCGGACCGAATTCTCCAACTCTGGGGAAGCACTCTAGGGACGGTGACACGGGTAACCAAGATTCTTTGAGCAAAGAAGAGCCACCAAAGCAGAGAAATGGAAGCGTTTTGGTTCCCAAAACGTTGAGAATCGATGACCCAAGTGAAGCTGCAAAGAGTTCTATATGGGCAACTCTAGGGATCAAGAATGAATCCATTAGTGGGGGAGGCATGTTTAAGGCCttccaatcaacaaaagaagaaaagaatcaAGTCGAAGCTTCTCCTGTGTTGCGGGCTAACCCTGCAGCTTTGTCAAGATCCCTTAATTTTCACGAGAGCTCGTGA